From the Roseateles sp. XES5 genome, one window contains:
- the ald gene encoding alanine dehydrogenase — translation MRVGCPKEIKNHEYRVGLTPGAVREYVAHGHEVLIETKAGAGIGADDDAYRAAGARIAATAADIFQKCDMVVKVKEPQPAEWAQLRDGQILYTYLHLAPDPEQTKGLLASGVTAIAYETVTDERGGLPLLAPMSEVAGRLSIQAGATALQKAHGGRGILLGGVPGVLPAKVAIIGGGVVGLHAAKMAAGLGADVSILDRSIPRLRQLDDLFAGRVHTRYSTIDALEEEVFSADLVIGAVLIPGAAAPKLVTREMLSGMKKGAVIVDVAIDQGGCFETSHATTHSDPTYEVDGVVHYCVANMPGAVPVTSAHALNNATLHYGLQLADKGLKAIAEDRHLRAGLNVHKGRVTNRPVAEALGYESHAPEAVLNVA, via the coding sequence ATGCGTGTCGGTTGTCCGAAGGAAATCAAGAATCATGAATACCGGGTCGGGCTGACGCCCGGAGCCGTGCGGGAATATGTGGCGCATGGCCACGAGGTCCTCATCGAGACCAAAGCCGGCGCCGGCATCGGCGCAGACGACGACGCCTACCGCGCCGCGGGCGCGAGGATTGCCGCCACCGCCGCCGATATCTTCCAGAAGTGCGACATGGTGGTGAAGGTCAAGGAACCGCAGCCCGCCGAATGGGCGCAGCTCCGCGACGGACAGATTCTCTACACCTACCTGCATCTTGCGCCCGATCCGGAACAGACCAAGGGGCTTCTTGCCTCCGGCGTCACCGCCATCGCCTATGAGACGGTGACGGACGAGCGCGGCGGCCTGCCGCTTCTGGCCCCGATGTCCGAGGTTGCCGGACGCCTTTCCATCCAGGCCGGCGCGACGGCGCTGCAAAAGGCCCATGGCGGCCGCGGCATCCTGCTCGGCGGCGTGCCCGGCGTGCTGCCGGCCAAGGTCGCGATCATCGGCGGCGGCGTCGTGGGCCTGCATGCGGCGAAGATGGCCGCCGGCCTCGGCGCCGACGTGTCCATCCTCGACCGCTCCATCCCGCGCCTGCGCCAGCTCGACGATCTCTTCGCCGGCCGCGTGCACACGCGCTATTCGACCATCGATGCGCTGGAGGAGGAGGTGTTCTCCGCCGACCTCGTCATCGGCGCCGTGCTCATCCCCGGTGCGGCCGCGCCGAAGCTGGTCACGCGCGAAATGCTCTCGGGCATGAAGAAGGGCGCTGTCATCGTTGACGTCGCCATCGACCAGGGCGGCTGCTTCGAGACTTCGCATGCCACCACCCATTCCGACCCGACCTACGAGGTCGACGGCGTGGTGCATTACTGCGTCGCCAACATGCCGGGCGCGGTGCCCGTCACCTCCGCCCATGCGCTCAACAACGCGACGCTGCACTATGGCCTCCAGCTTGCCGACAAGGGCCTCAAGGCGATTGCCGAGGACCGGCACCTGCGCGCCGGCCTCAACGTCCACAAGGGCCGCGTCAC
- a CDS encoding Lrp/AsnC family transcriptional regulator, giving the protein MATLDAMDASILKVIQQNGRISNAELAERVGLSPSACSRRLDILEKSGVIKGYHARISPKALDYKMIAIVHISLSGQFAKTLAEFEAAVKLCPNVLVCYLMSGEYDYILRVAAKDLEDYERIHRDWLSALPHVVKINSSFALREIIDRPNVGV; this is encoded by the coding sequence ATGGCCACGCTGGATGCAATGGATGCTTCGATCCTCAAGGTGATTCAGCAGAACGGCCGCATCTCCAATGCCGAGCTTGCCGAACGGGTCGGCCTGTCGCCCTCGGCCTGCTCGCGCCGACTCGACATCCTGGAGAAATCGGGCGTCATAAAGGGCTATCACGCCCGCATCTCGCCGAAGGCGCTCGACTACAAGATGATCGCCATCGTGCATATCTCGCTGTCCGGCCAGTTCGCCAAGACGCTCGCCGAATTCGAGGCGGCGGTGAAGCTCTGCCCGAACGTGCTGGTCTGCTACCTCATGTCCGGCGAATACGACTATATCCTGCGCGTCGCCGCCAAGGATCTGGAGGACTACGAGCGCATCCACCGCGACTGGCTGTCGGCGCTGCCCCATGTGGTGAAGATCAATTCGAGCTTCGCGCTGCGCGAAATCATCGACCGGCCGAATGTCGGGGTGTAG
- a CDS encoding CorA family divalent cation transporter, producing the protein MNLLDQTQRAVTPGLVGAYRCTPGGPVLPLAPQEIETALAAGEGWVWLHVDLVDQRIQGWLPGRCALPAAARAILEGHDESLVLGHEAGTTHGVIADLQQQETDRASTSVGRLHFALTDRLLVTGRRHPVEAVNRVRRSFADGFCPATAYELFEAIVAAFCKNTALKLKEAASLLDAVEDRLVTERLSDERRSLKEVRRLAVSLHRPVAGMVALFDEEDREDWALSDHAHAVFRRLSLRLERLDREIVTVNDRARLLQEEMAAELADESNRSLKAMAVMSALLLPGTLVVGVFGMNTAGLPFSVGESGFVWAMLLGVAATALFYWLLRRAGIDLRF; encoded by the coding sequence TTGAACCTCCTCGACCAGACGCAGAGGGCGGTAACGCCGGGGCTCGTCGGCGCCTATCGCTGCACGCCCGGCGGGCCGGTCCTGCCGCTCGCCCCGCAAGAGATCGAGACGGCGCTTGCGGCCGGCGAGGGCTGGGTGTGGCTGCATGTCGATCTCGTCGACCAGCGCATACAGGGCTGGCTGCCGGGACGATGCGCCCTGCCGGCGGCAGCGCGCGCGATCCTGGAGGGCCATGACGAAAGCCTGGTGCTCGGCCATGAGGCCGGCACGACGCATGGCGTCATCGCCGATCTGCAGCAGCAGGAGACGGACCGGGCCTCCACCAGCGTGGGGCGCCTGCATTTCGCCCTGACGGACCGGCTTCTCGTCACCGGCCGGCGCCATCCCGTGGAGGCGGTGAACCGCGTGCGGCGATCCTTTGCCGACGGTTTTTGCCCGGCGACCGCCTATGAACTCTTCGAGGCCATCGTCGCCGCCTTCTGCAAGAACACGGCGCTCAAGCTGAAGGAGGCGGCAAGCCTGCTCGACGCGGTGGAGGACCGGCTGGTCACCGAGCGGCTGAGCGACGAACGGCGCAGCCTCAAGGAGGTGCGCCGGCTCGCGGTCTCGCTGCACCGGCCGGTCGCCGGCATGGTGGCGCTGTTCGACGAGGAGGACCGCGAGGACTGGGCCCTGAGCGACCATGCCCATGCGGTGTTCCGGCGGCTCTCGCTGCGGCTGGAGCGGCTCGACCGCGAAATCGTCACGGTCAACGACCGCGCCCGCCTGCTCCAGGAAGAAATGGCGGCGGAACTGGCGGACGAATCGAACCGCAGCCTCAAGGCCATGGCCGTGATGAGCGCGCTGCTTCTGCCCGGCACGCTTGTCGTCGGCGTCTTCGGCATGAACACGGCGGGCCTACCCTTCAGCGTGGGGGAATCGGGCTTCGTCTGGGCCATGCTGCTCGGCGTGGCCGCCACCGCGCTCTTCTACTGGCTGCTGCGCCGCGCCGGCATCGATCTGCGGTTCTAG
- the ppk2 gene encoding polyphosphate kinase 2, whose amino-acid sequence MLDDNHLSRIKAEIADSFDEELEMQIEEERLDELVAEGMSGPAPQTLERRVYFRELFRLQHELLKLQAWVKQTGQKVVILFEGRDAAGKGGTIKRFMEHLNPRGARVVALEKPSEVERGQWYFQRYVQHLPTAGEIVLFDRSWYNRAGVERVMGFCSSDELEEFFRSVPEFERMLVRSGIILIKYWFSITDEEQEFRFRMRIHDPLKQWKLSPMDLESRVHWEDYTKAKEEMLARTHIPEAPWWIVEAVDKKKARLNCIAHLLSQVPYEDVPKTQIDLPERVRHDDYVRHEPPDEMYVPEAY is encoded by the coding sequence ATGCTCGACGACAATCACCTCAGCCGCATCAAGGCGGAAATCGCCGACAGTTTCGACGAAGAGCTGGAAATGCAGATCGAGGAGGAGCGGCTGGACGAGCTCGTCGCCGAGGGCATGTCCGGCCCGGCGCCGCAGACGCTGGAGCGCCGCGTCTATTTCCGCGAACTGTTCCGTTTGCAGCATGAGCTGCTCAAGCTGCAGGCCTGGGTCAAGCAGACCGGGCAGAAGGTGGTGATCCTCTTCGAGGGCCGCGATGCGGCCGGCAAGGGCGGCACCATCAAGCGCTTCATGGAGCACCTGAACCCGCGCGGCGCGCGCGTGGTGGCGCTGGAGAAACCCAGCGAGGTGGAGCGCGGCCAGTGGTACTTCCAGCGCTATGTGCAGCACCTGCCCACGGCGGGCGAGATCGTGCTGTTCGACCGCAGCTGGTACAACCGCGCCGGCGTGGAGCGGGTGATGGGTTTCTGTTCATCGGACGAGCTGGAGGAATTCTTCCGCTCGGTGCCGGAATTCGAGCGCATGCTGGTTCGCTCCGGCATCATCCTCATCAAGTACTGGTTCTCGATCACCGACGAGGAACAGGAATTCCGTTTCCGCATGCGCATCCACGATCCCTTGAAGCAGTGGAAGCTCTCGCCCATGGATCTCGAAAGCCGCGTCCATTGGGAAGACTACACCAAGGCGAAGGAAGAGATGCTGGCGCGCACGCATATTCCCGAAGCGCCCTGGTGGATCGTCGAGGCCGTCGACAAGAAGAAGGCGCGCCTCAACTGCATCGCCCATCTTCTTTCGCAGGTGCCCTACGAGGATGTGCCGAAGACGCAGATCGACCTGCCGGAGCGCGTGCGCCACGACGATTACGTCCGCCACGAGCCGCCGGATGAAATGTACGTCCCGGAAGCCTACTGA
- a CDS encoding diguanylate cyclase, which translates to MGTENLILLLIEAGFYFVFMVGILHLRHQIGIGVFVAALGVMHFLETYLAAVFYIELPFGVISPGSSVLFSGKLMMILLLYVKEDAAVVRAPIYGLLAGNFLTVGLSLLLRHHQTIGAVPGRIADLAFIDEMGWLMLWGTMLLYVDSLAIILLYERLGRVFRKNTAMRFFVSGVAVLTFDQIGFYSALHFLNDAPVEVFWGGWVAKMMAACAYAVLITVYLYYSRISAIPVSPRPIADIFADLTFRERYEDLLDRSGRDALTGVYDRSRLEFEAPRMLSAMLVEGKPLGLMIIDADHFKDVNDRFGHLAGDGVLKEAAACLQRALRGGDRLFRFGGEEFVVLCEDVAPAAGAERAEMLRQRVEAEIRRPDGMPVTVSIGVANSYHDGTTLNALLSAADARLYAAKNAGRNQVVSA; encoded by the coding sequence ATGGGTACTGAAAATCTGATCCTGCTTCTCATCGAGGCCGGGTTCTATTTCGTCTTCATGGTGGGCATCCTGCATCTGCGCCACCAGATCGGCATCGGCGTTTTCGTCGCCGCGCTCGGCGTCATGCACTTCCTCGAGACCTATCTCGCGGCGGTCTTCTATATAGAACTGCCCTTCGGCGTCATTTCGCCCGGCTCCTCGGTGCTCTTTTCCGGCAAGCTGATGATGATCCTGCTTCTCTATGTGAAGGAGGACGCCGCCGTCGTGCGCGCGCCGATCTACGGCCTGCTCGCCGGCAATTTCCTGACCGTCGGCCTCAGCCTCCTGCTGCGCCACCACCAGACCATCGGCGCGGTGCCGGGCCGCATCGCCGACCTTGCCTTCATCGACGAGATGGGCTGGCTGATGCTGTGGGGCACCATGCTGCTCTATGTCGATTCGCTCGCCATCATCCTGCTCTACGAACGGCTCGGCCGCGTGTTCCGGAAGAACACGGCGATGCGCTTCTTCGTTTCCGGCGTCGCGGTGCTGACCTTCGACCAGATCGGCTTCTATTCGGCGCTGCATTTCCTCAACGATGCGCCGGTGGAAGTGTTCTGGGGCGGCTGGGTCGCCAAGATGATGGCGGCCTGCGCCTATGCGGTGCTGATCACCGTCTATCTCTACTATTCACGCATTTCGGCGATCCCCGTTTCGCCGCGGCCGATCGCCGATATCTTCGCCGATCTCACCTTCCGCGAGCGCTACGAGGACCTGCTCGATCGCTCCGGCCGCGATGCGCTGACCGGCGTCTACGACCGCAGCCGCCTGGAATTCGAGGCGCCGCGCATGCTCTCTGCCATGCTCGTCGAGGGCAAGCCGCTCGGCCTGATGATCATCGACGCCGACCACTTCAAGGACGTCAACGACCGCTTCGGGCATCTGGCGGGCGACGGCGTGCTGAAGGAGGCCGCGGCCTGCCTGCAACGGGCGCTGCGGGGCGGCGACCGGCTCTTCCGTTTCGGTGGCGAGGAGTTCGTCGTGCTCTGCGAGGATGTCGCCCCGGCGGCCGGCGCCGAGCGCGCCGAAATGCTGCGCCAGCGGGTGGAAGCGGAAATCCGCCGGCCGGACGGCATGCCCGTCACGGTCAGCATCGGCGTTGCCAACAGCTATCATGACGGCACGACGCTGAACGCGCTGCTCTCGGCCGCCGACGCCCGGCTCTACGCCGCCAAGAATGCCGGCCGCAACCAGGTGGTTTCGGCGTAA
- a CDS encoding HlyU family transcriptional regulator, giving the protein MASFFSKLFGRGGGSATPAKIAEETEAYNDLLLVAAPIPEGGQHRLAGRIEKRDGDRVMVRTFIRADLFASRDDTVASTFRKARQIADQHGASLFADGVDSRQV; this is encoded by the coding sequence ATGGCATCGTTCTTTTCAAAACTCTTCGGTCGCGGCGGCGGCTCGGCAACTCCGGCGAAGATCGCCGAGGAAACCGAGGCCTATAACGACCTTCTCCTCGTCGCCGCGCCCATTCCCGAGGGCGGCCAGCATCGGCTTGCCGGGCGCATCGAAAAGCGGGACGGGGACCGCGTGATGGTGCGCACCTTCATCCGCGCCGATCTCTTCGCCTCGCGGGACGACACGGTCGCCTCGACCTTCCGCAAGGCAAGGCAGATCGCCGACCAGCACGGCGCGTCGCTCTTCGCCGATGGCGTCGACAGCCGTCAGGTCTGA
- the ilvA gene encoding threonine ammonia-lyase yields the protein MKPDVDAACDALRGLFPETPLQLNEHLSARYGAEIYLKREDLSPVRSYKIRGAFNFFRKVLARPDGARSFVCASAGNHAQGFAFVCRHFGVPGVVFMPVTTPQQKIDKTRIFGGEFVTIKLVGDFFDQCYKAARDHAEATGALMVPPFDHEDIIEGQATVAAEIVAQLDGKLPDLVALPVGGGGLATGVTGYLEGLIGPSSFLFCEPAGAPSLKRSLESGAVVTLDQVDNFVDGAAVGQIGALNFAALSRFSADQVMLLSENAICVTMIDMLNVEGVVLEPAGALSLTALDALGREALEGKTVVAVVSGGNFDFERLPDVKERAMRHAGLKKYFILRLAQRPGALRDFLNMLGPDDDIARFEYLKKSARNFGSILIGIETKAPENFTALKKAFDAAGMRYQDITENEILSNLII from the coding sequence ATGAAACCGGACGTCGACGCAGCCTGCGACGCATTGCGCGGGCTCTTTCCCGAAACACCGCTCCAGCTCAACGAACATCTTTCCGCCCGCTACGGCGCGGAAATCTACCTGAAGCGGGAAGACCTCTCGCCGGTGCGCTCCTACAAGATCCGCGGCGCCTTCAACTTCTTCCGCAAGGTTCTTGCAAGGCCCGATGGCGCGCGCAGCTTCGTCTGCGCCTCGGCCGGCAACCACGCGCAGGGTTTTGCCTTCGTCTGCCGCCATTTCGGCGTGCCGGGCGTGGTCTTCATGCCGGTGACGACGCCGCAGCAGAAGATCGACAAGACGCGCATCTTCGGCGGCGAATTCGTCACCATCAAGCTGGTCGGCGACTTCTTCGACCAGTGCTACAAGGCCGCCCGCGACCATGCGGAGGCGACCGGCGCGCTGATGGTGCCGCCCTTCGACCATGAGGACATCATCGAAGGGCAGGCGACCGTGGCGGCGGAAATCGTCGCCCAGCTCGACGGCAAGCTGCCCGATCTCGTGGCCCTGCCGGTCGGCGGCGGCGGCCTTGCCACCGGCGTGACGGGGTATCTCGAAGGCCTGATCGGCCCGTCGAGCTTCCTGTTCTGTGAACCCGCCGGCGCGCCGAGCCTGAAGCGCAGCCTCGAAAGCGGCGCCGTGGTGACGCTCGACCAGGTCGACAATTTCGTCGACGGCGCGGCGGTCGGGCAGATCGGCGCGCTGAACTTCGCCGCGCTCAGCCGCTTTTCGGCGGACCAGGTGATGCTGCTTTCGGAAAACGCGATCTGCGTGACGATGATCGACATGCTGAATGTCGAGGGCGTGGTGCTGGAGCCGGCGGGCGCGCTGTCGCTGACGGCGCTGGATGCGCTCGGCCGGGAGGCGCTGGAAGGCAAGACGGTCGTCGCCGTCGTCTCCGGCGGCAATTTCGATTTCGAGCGCCTGCCCGACGTCAAGGAACGCGCCATGCGCCATGCGGGCCTGAAGAAATACTTCATCCTGCGCCTTGCCCAGCGCCCCGGCGCGCTGCGCGATTTCCTCAACATGCTCGGCCCGGACGACGACATCGCCCGCTTCGAATATCTGAAGAAATCCGCCCGCAACTTCGGCTCCATCCTCATCGGCATCGAAACCAAGGCGCCGGAGAATTTTACCGCGCTGAAGAAGGCCTTCGATGCCGCGGGCATGCGCTATCAGGACATCACCGAGAACGAGATTCTGTCCAATCTCATCATCTGA
- a CDS encoding TrkH family potassium uptake protein translates to MNATIFRSAINIAAISGIYLSLAMLIPAFIDVYYGHPDSEVFFLSAFFTGGLSLATAAATRSGPPPFNKRMGFLVVNMLWLSATIIGAIPLWLSSMKLTFAQAFFESVSAISTTGSTVIVGLDHAPPGILMWRSLLHWLGGVGILALGLFIMPYLRVGGMSFFKLESSDTADKPFARIASYTRAFLAIYVSITLICAVTYAALGMNRFDALNHAMSTVATGGLSTHDASFGYYKSLPLLWAGTFFMTLSSLPFSVLILIVVRGRVDAWRDPQIRVFLGYLVLFSVAASIFQRLQNGVDFHTALAHSFFTVSSILSTTGFASDDYTQWGHFIVALAFVATFMGGCSGSTAGGLKAYRLIILFNFIRTGLYRLIYPDGIHAVRYGPMTVDADLQRSVFLFFITYVAISAMGAILLGLMGYDVLTAISAAATSLSNVGPGVTEAIGPAGTFAGFHDAALYILSFLMLLGRLEILTVLVILTPLFWKN, encoded by the coding sequence TTGAACGCCACGATTTTCCGGTCCGCCATCAACATCGCCGCCATCAGCGGCATCTATCTGTCGTTGGCCATGCTCATCCCGGCGTTCATCGACGTGTATTACGGGCACCCGGATTCGGAAGTCTTCTTCCTCTCGGCCTTCTTCACCGGCGGCCTTTCGCTCGCCACCGCCGCCGCCACGCGCTCCGGCCCGCCGCCGTTCAACAAGCGCATGGGCTTTCTCGTCGTCAACATGCTGTGGCTGAGCGCGACCATCATCGGCGCGATCCCGCTGTGGCTGTCCTCGATGAAGCTCACCTTCGCGCAGGCCTTCTTCGAATCGGTTTCGGCGATCAGCACGACGGGTTCCACCGTCATCGTCGGCCTCGACCACGCCCCGCCCGGCATCCTGATGTGGCGTTCGCTGCTGCACTGGCTCGGCGGCGTCGGGATCCTCGCGCTCGGCCTCTTCATCATGCCGTATCTGCGGGTCGGCGGCATGTCCTTCTTCAAGCTCGAATCGTCCGACACCGCCGACAAGCCCTTCGCCCGCATCGCGAGCTACACCCGCGCCTTCCTCGCCATCTATGTATCGATCACCCTCATCTGCGCCGTCACCTATGCCGCGCTCGGCATGAACCGCTTCGACGCGCTGAACCATGCCATGTCGACGGTCGCCACCGGCGGGCTTTCGACGCATGATGCCTCCTTCGGCTACTACAAGAGCCTGCCGCTGCTGTGGGCCGGCACCTTCTTCATGACGCTGAGCAGCCTGCCCTTCTCCGTGCTCATCCTCATCGTCGTGCGCGGCCGCGTCGATGCCTGGCGCGATCCGCAGATCCGCGTCTTCCTCGGCTATCTCGTGCTGTTTTCCGTCGCGGCCAGCATCTTCCAGCGGCTGCAGAACGGCGTCGACTTCCACACGGCGCTCGCCCATTCCTTCTTCACGGTCTCCTCGATCCTTTCCACAACCGGCTTTGCCAGCGACGACTATACGCAATGGGGCCACTTCATCGTGGCGCTCGCCTTCGTCGCCACCTTCATGGGCGGCTGTTCGGGCTCGACGGCCGGTGGCCTCAAGGCCTATCGCCTGATCATTCTCTTCAACTTCATCCGCACCGGCCTCTACCGCCTCATCTATCCCGACGGCATCCATGCCGTGCGCTACGGGCCAATGACGGTCGATGCCGATCTCCAGCGCAGCGTCTTCCTGTTCTTCATCACCTATGTGGCGATCTCCGCCATGGGGGCGATCCTGCTCGGCCTGATGGGCTACGACGTGCTGACGGCGATTTCGGCCGCCGCGACCTCGCTCTCCAATGTCGGCCCCGGCGTCACGGAGGCGATCGGCCCGGCCGGCACCTTCGCCGGCTTCCATGACGCCGCGCTCTATATCCTCTCCTTCCTCATGCTGCTCGGGCGTCTGGAAATCCTCACCGTGCTGGTGATCCTGACGCCGCTGTTCTGGAAGAACTGA
- a CDS encoding GNAT family N-acetyltransferase yields the protein MIGIRAATPADLKALAEIGLAAWRRGIQPLVPESVAARMTAENPFLPFLKAMGPRILVATDGEEPAGLGACEHADDTISDIWVSPAFEGRGVGSALLAALEQEIAERGHGQARLQVAAANARAFRLYRHRGYREIWRGMRHDPILDTPLEKVELAKDLARP from the coding sequence GTGATCGGCATCCGCGCGGCAACGCCTGCCGATCTTAAGGCGCTGGCCGAGATCGGCCTTGCCGCCTGGCGAAGGGGCATCCAGCCGCTGGTGCCCGAAAGCGTGGCGGCGCGGATGACCGCCGAAAATCCCTTTCTACCCTTTCTGAAAGCGATGGGACCGCGCATCCTCGTCGCCACCGACGGGGAGGAACCGGCCGGCCTCGGCGCCTGCGAACACGCCGACGACACGATCAGCGACATCTGGGTTTCACCCGCCTTCGAGGGGCGCGGCGTCGGCTCGGCGCTTCTTGCGGCGCTGGAACAGGAGATCGCGGAGCGCGGCCATGGGCAGGCGCGCCTCCAGGTCGCGGCGGCCAACGCGCGGGCGTTCCGGCTCTACCGGCACCGCGGCTACCGCGAGATCTGGCGCGGCATGCGGCATGACCCGATCCTCGACACGCCGCTCGAAAAGGTGGAGCTCGCCAAGGACCTTGCCCGCCCTTGA
- a CDS encoding DUF47 domain-containing protein: MLSLFRKLMPREDRFFDLFQQHSRTVVGAAESLRAALAGGPDLEKHCDRIVELEDQADDITREVLLAVRRSFITPFDRGDIKDLIQSMDDAIDMMHKTVKTIRLYEQTSFQPGMQEMGEAVVKAAHLIAEAIPLLDKVGVHAGRLSAIAEEVTRVEGRSDELHDQGLKDLFRQFRTTDPMAYIIGSEIYGELEKVVDRFEDVANEISGIVIENV, translated from the coding sequence ATGCTTTCGCTGTTTCGCAAACTCATGCCGCGTGAAGACCGGTTCTTCGATCTCTTCCAGCAGCATTCCCGCACCGTCGTCGGCGCTGCAGAATCCCTCCGTGCGGCGCTTGCCGGCGGTCCGGATCTCGAAAAACACTGCGACCGCATCGTCGAACTGGAAGACCAGGCCGACGACATCACGCGCGAGGTTCTGCTCGCCGTCCGCCGCAGCTTCATCACCCCGTTCGACCGCGGCGACATCAAGGACCTGATCCAGTCGATGGACGATGCCATCGACATGATGCACAAGACGGTCAAGACCATCCGCCTCTACGAGCAGACGAGCTTCCAGCCCGGCATGCAGGAAATGGGCGAAGCCGTCGTCAAGGCCGCCCATCTCATCGCCGAAGCCATTCCGCTGCTCGACAAGGTCGGCGTGCATGCCGGCCGCCTCAGCGCCATCGCCGAGGAAGTCACCCGCGTCGAGGGCCGCTCGGACGAGCTGCACGACCAGGGCCTGAAGGACCTCTTCCGCCAGTTCCGTACCACCGATCCGATGGCCTATATCATCGGCAGCGAGATCTACGGGGAACTCGAGAAGGTCGTCGACCGCTTCGAGGACGTCGCCAATGAAATCAGCGGTATCGTGATCGAGAACGTCTGA
- a CDS encoding inorganic phosphate transporter: MDATLAFPLLIGLVGIALLFDFLNGLHDAANSIATIVSTRVLRPQYAVMWAAFFNFIAFLFFGLHVAETLGKGIIDPAIVSPLVIFAALMGAIIWNVVTWIFGIPSSSSHALIGGLVGAGLAKTGFDAVVWSGLIKTASAIFLSPAIGFFLALILVLIVSWLFVRQTPFAVDRTFRVMQFISASLYSLGHGGNDAQKTMGIIAVLLYSQGYLGGEFYVPFWVVITCQAAMALGTLMGGWRIVHTMGSKITRLNPMQGFCAETGGALTLFGATWLGIPVSTTHTITGAIIGVGAARRVSAVRWGIAGNIVIAWIVTLPSAAAISALFYYVFNAISG; encoded by the coding sequence ATGGACGCCACCCTCGCCTTTCCGCTGCTGATCGGCCTCGTCGGCATCGCGCTGCTGTTCGACTTCCTGAACGGCCTGCACGATGCCGCGAATTCCATCGCCACGATCGTCTCCACGCGCGTCCTGCGTCCGCAATATGCGGTGATGTGGGCGGCGTTCTTCAATTTCATCGCCTTCCTGTTCTTCGGCCTGCATGTCGCCGAAACACTCGGCAAGGGCATCATCGATCCCGCCATCGTCAGCCCGCTCGTCATCTTCGCGGCGCTGATGGGCGCGATCATCTGGAACGTCGTCACCTGGATCTTCGGCATTCCGTCGAGCTCCTCGCATGCCCTCATCGGCGGTCTCGTCGGCGCGGGCCTTGCCAAGACCGGCTTCGACGCGGTCGTCTGGAGCGGCCTCATCAAGACGGCGAGCGCCATCTTCCTGTCGCCGGCCATCGGCTTCTTCCTGGCGCTGATCCTCGTCCTGATCGTCTCCTGGCTCTTCGTGCGCCAGACGCCCTTTGCCGTCGACCGCACCTTCCGCGTCATGCAGTTCATCTCGGCCTCGCTCTATTCGCTCGGCCATGGCGGCAACGACGCGCAGAAGACGATGGGCATCATCGCCGTGCTGCTCTATTCGCAGGGCTATCTCGGCGGCGAGTTCTACGTGCCCTTCTGGGTCGTCATCACCTGCCAGGCCGCCATGGCGCTCGGCACGCTGATGGGCGGCTGGCGCATCGTGCACACGATGGGCTCCAAGATCACCCGCCTCAACCCGATGCAAGGTTTCTGCGCGGAAACCGGCGGCGCCCTCACCCTGTTCGGCGCCACCTGGCTCGGCATCCCGGTCTCGACCACGCACACGATCACCGGCGCCATCATCGGTGTCGGCGCCGCGCGCCGCGTCTCGGCCGTGCGCTGGGGCATTGCCGGCAATATCGTCATCGCCTGGATCGTCACCCTGCCCTCGGCAGCCGCGATTTCGGCGCTGTTCTACTACGTGTTCAACGCGATCTCGGGCTGA
- a CDS encoding DUF1353 domain-containing protein → MRVVFAAVLVLLGAHHANALTFCKTKKQKNCFTGQFGLDEIPGDKKYKTLASDFGYVDPAGVGWQTNKGDKTNGASIPLLLQPFVGDPWRDEYIRAAVIHDRYCDEDNLHNVRPWRQTHRVFYDAMIASGMEKPKAKLMYYAVYAFGPKWGWPKPGTECSGTENCIQTISGESIMVFKPDRYEDASLSAELKTVEELILAAEAKGGLSLEDLERAADAAHPQQELLDNKPPPAGSAVE, encoded by the coding sequence ATGCGTGTTGTCTTTGCTGCCGTGCTGGTTCTCCTCGGTGCTCATCATGCGAATGCGCTGACTTTCTGCAAAACCAAGAAACAGAAGAACTGCTTCACCGGGCAATTCGGATTGGACGAAATTCCAGGCGACAAGAAATACAAAACCCTTGCCTCGGATTTTGGCTATGTCGACCCGGCCGGTGTGGGCTGGCAGACAAACAAGGGAGACAAGACGAACGGGGCGTCCATTCCTCTGCTGCTGCAGCCGTTTGTCGGCGACCCCTGGCGTGATGAATACATAAGGGCCGCCGTTATCCATGATCGATATTGCGATGAGGACAACCTCCACAATGTCCGGCCCTGGCGGCAGACGCATCGGGTCTTCTACGACGCAATGATCGCTTCGGGCATGGAGAAGCCGAAAGCGAAGCTCATGTACTATGCCGTCTATGCCTTTGGCCCGAAGTGGGGATGGCCGAAACCGGGCACAGAATGCAGCGGAACGGAAAATTGCATTCAGACGATTTCAGGCGAAAGCATCATGGTCTTCAAACCCGATCGATATGAGGATGCGTCTCTTTCGGCCGAGTTGAAGACCGTAGAGGAGTTGATCCTCGCAGCGGAGGCAAAGGGCGGCCTTTCTCTCGAGGATCTTGAACGCGCCGCGGACGCGGCACATCCACAGCAGGAACTGCTGGACAACAAGCCGCCTCCGGCGGGCTCCGCGGTAGAGTAG